One window of the Tautonia marina genome contains the following:
- a CDS encoding PSD1 and planctomycete cytochrome C domain-containing protein, giving the protein MSVQQRDGWRSVCGRWAAMVLAVALTWWSPLASTGKAQEAPDFNREVRPILTSQCLPCHGPDEAERKGNLRLDLREDVVRDRDGYAVVVPGDPEASELIFRIESDDPIDQMPPPESGHELSAEDQELLRRWIMTGAEFDTHWSFRPLIRPELPKLPEALEEGVLNPVDVFVRSRLAQVGLEPEPEADRYTLARRLALDLTGVPLSPEEVERFVNDDRPDAYERLVERLLDSPRFGEHWARTWLDLARYADTKGYEKDQPRTMWRYRDWVIEAINDDMPFDRFTIEQLAGDLLPDPTDDQILATAFHRNTMTNDEGGTDDEEFRVAAVKDRVDTTMQVWMGLTMGCAKCHSHKFDPISQRDYYAFYAIFNQTEDADRFDDAPTRPMPTPWQSEQSAALEARLAELREAFWRDSPEQTERQRAWESAIAKADLWRRATITKAEAASRASLEVREDASVLVSGPHEDRETLTLELVVPERVTAVRLEVLKDPSLPQGGPGRAAHDRNAVISEFRLAMHSVGDEADPVVLEVSEARADFEQKGYSAAFAVDGNPETGWAWAPKNDEPHVILLTLAEPLEMEGARLVVTIEQNYPRLQLGCFRISTTDTEDPKSLEPQLRSLEELAAQPIEERTSEDQQRLNEAYRRNHEPTASIHAQIEDTEAELKTLQETVARTPILQELPDDRRRTTRIHQRGNFLEPGEEVSPSVPDAFGSLPRGRNPDRLAVARWLVSEENPLTARVAVNRVWARIMGVGLVETEEDFGLQGAPPTHPELLDWLAIAYRDELGWSLKNLCRLLVNSSTYRQSSRQDPSKVEADPRNELLSRSPRFRLPAETIRDQALAVAGLLSTKVGGPSVMPPQPPGLWRAAYSTLKWETSTGEDRHRRALYTFLRRTSPYPSMTTFDAGSGEVCTIRRVRTNTPLQALVTLNDPAFVEAAAALGRRMATEAGPNPRTIAAQGVQLALGRPATETEVERLDGLFHEAIEEFRAEPGAADAFLESANAPACDEGVDPMELAAWAVVGNVLLNLDETLTRP; this is encoded by the coding sequence ATGAGTGTGCAACAACGCGATGGTTGGCGGTCTGTTTGTGGTCGCTGGGCCGCGATGGTACTGGCAGTGGCCCTGACCTGGTGGTCGCCCCTGGCTTCGACGGGCAAGGCTCAGGAGGCTCCGGACTTCAATCGAGAGGTCCGACCAATTCTCACGAGCCAGTGTTTGCCCTGCCATGGTCCAGACGAGGCTGAGCGCAAGGGGAATCTCCGGCTTGATCTTCGGGAGGATGTCGTCAGAGATCGGGATGGTTATGCCGTTGTCGTTCCGGGTGATCCCGAGGCGAGTGAGCTCATCTTCCGAATCGAATCCGACGACCCGATCGACCAGATGCCACCACCGGAGAGCGGGCATGAGCTATCGGCTGAGGATCAAGAACTTCTCAGGCGCTGGATCATGACCGGAGCAGAGTTTGATACGCACTGGTCGTTCCGTCCGTTGATTCGGCCGGAACTGCCGAAGTTGCCCGAAGCCCTTGAAGAAGGTGTCCTCAATCCTGTCGATGTGTTCGTGCGGTCTCGCCTTGCCCAGGTTGGTCTGGAACCTGAGCCCGAGGCCGACCGGTACACCCTGGCACGTCGTCTGGCGCTTGACCTGACCGGCGTTCCGCTCAGTCCTGAAGAGGTCGAGCGCTTCGTGAACGACGACCGCCCCGATGCTTACGAGCGGCTGGTGGAACGCTTACTCGATTCGCCTCGCTTCGGTGAGCACTGGGCACGCACCTGGCTCGACCTGGCCCGCTACGCCGACACCAAGGGATATGAGAAAGATCAGCCCCGCACCATGTGGCGCTACCGCGACTGGGTCATCGAGGCAATCAACGATGACATGCCGTTCGATCGCTTCACGATTGAGCAGCTTGCGGGCGATCTCTTGCCCGATCCGACCGATGACCAGATCCTCGCGACCGCGTTTCATCGCAATACGATGACCAACGACGAGGGAGGGACCGACGACGAGGAATTCCGCGTCGCGGCCGTGAAGGATCGCGTGGACACGACCATGCAGGTCTGGATGGGGTTGACAATGGGTTGCGCCAAGTGCCATAGCCATAAGTTCGACCCGATCTCTCAACGGGATTACTACGCCTTTTACGCCATCTTCAATCAGACCGAAGACGCCGACCGCTTCGATGATGCCCCGACCCGGCCAATGCCGACTCCCTGGCAGTCGGAGCAATCGGCCGCGCTGGAAGCGCGTCTGGCCGAGCTTCGTGAGGCCTTCTGGCGCGATTCTCCCGAACAGACTGAGCGACAACGAGCCTGGGAGTCCGCGATTGCGAAGGCCGATCTGTGGCGACGGGCGACGATCACGAAGGCTGAGGCCGCGAGTCGTGCATCACTTGAAGTCCGTGAGGATGCGTCGGTGCTTGTCTCCGGGCCTCATGAGGATCGTGAAACCCTTACGCTGGAACTGGTGGTTCCTGAGCGAGTGACGGCGGTTCGGCTCGAAGTCCTCAAGGACCCGAGTTTGCCTCAGGGTGGGCCCGGCCGTGCGGCGCATGATCGAAATGCTGTGATTTCTGAATTTCGGCTCGCTATGCACTCGGTCGGGGACGAGGCCGACCCGGTGGTGTTGGAGGTGTCGGAGGCTCGGGCCGACTTCGAGCAAAAGGGGTATTCGGCCGCCTTCGCGGTCGATGGTAACCCTGAAACCGGATGGGCCTGGGCACCGAAGAACGATGAACCGCATGTGATTCTTTTGACCTTGGCCGAACCCCTGGAGATGGAAGGGGCACGGCTGGTCGTGACGATCGAGCAGAATTACCCAAGGCTGCAACTCGGGTGTTTTCGAATCTCAACCACCGATACCGAGGATCCCAAATCACTTGAACCTCAGTTGCGATCGCTGGAGGAACTGGCCGCACAACCGATTGAGGAACGGACCTCGGAGGATCAACAACGGCTCAACGAGGCCTATCGTCGCAATCATGAGCCGACCGCGTCGATCCATGCGCAGATTGAGGACACCGAGGCGGAGCTGAAGACGTTGCAGGAGACGGTTGCAAGGACTCCGATCCTTCAAGAGCTTCCCGATGACCGTCGACGGACGACAAGGATTCACCAGCGAGGCAACTTTCTGGAGCCAGGAGAGGAAGTGTCCCCGTCGGTTCCCGACGCCTTCGGCTCGCTGCCGCGGGGGAGGAATCCCGACCGCCTCGCGGTGGCTCGATGGCTGGTTTCCGAGGAGAATCCCCTAACCGCTCGGGTTGCTGTGAATCGCGTCTGGGCGCGGATTATGGGGGTGGGGCTGGTCGAGACGGAGGAGGACTTCGGGCTTCAAGGGGCACCGCCGACGCATCCAGAGTTGCTCGACTGGCTGGCGATCGCGTATCGCGACGAACTGGGCTGGTCACTCAAAAACCTCTGCCGACTTCTCGTGAATTCCTCGACGTACCGACAATCGTCGCGTCAGGACCCGTCGAAGGTCGAGGCAGATCCACGAAACGAGCTGCTGAGTCGGTCCCCTCGGTTCCGCCTTCCCGCCGAGACGATCCGCGACCAGGCGCTCGCTGTGGCCGGGTTGCTCTCAACGAAGGTCGGTGGGCCATCGGTCATGCCGCCGCAACCACCGGGGCTGTGGCGGGCGGCCTACAGCACCTTGAAGTGGGAAACGAGCACTGGGGAGGATCGACATCGGCGGGCCCTGTACACGTTTTTGAGACGGACGAGTCCTTACCCGTCGATGACAACCTTCGATGCCGGATCAGGGGAGGTGTGCACCATCCGAAGAGTCCGCACGAACACACCGCTGCAAGCCCTGGTCACCTTGAATGATCCGGCATTTGTCGAGGCCGCCGCCGCGCTTGGTCGTCGCATGGCCACAGAAGCTGGGCCCAACCCACGCACCATCGCGGCTCAGGGTGTTCAACTCGCACTGGGTCGACCGGCGACCGAAACGGAGGTCGAACGACTCGACGGCCTCTTTCATGAGGCGATCGAGGAGTTCCGTGCCGAGCCAGGAGCCGCCGATGCCTTCCTGGAGTCGGCCAACGCTCCCGCATGTGACGAGGGAGTCGACCCGATGGAACTGGCTGCGTGGGCCGTTGTCGGGAACGTGCTCTTGAACCTGGATGAGACGCTGACCCGGCCCTGA